The following are from one region of the Osmerus mordax isolate fOsmMor3 chromosome 1, fOsmMor3.pri, whole genome shotgun sequence genome:
- the apobec2a gene encoding C->U-editing enzyme APOBEC-2a, whose protein sequence is MADRKTGASGRPAARRKEKKEVVEVKKEPRKEGKAPAAGEKTPANAPAAPEANGGAANGTAAPAANGEAANGTVAPAANGENGEVQVEPMELPPFEIITGDRIDPFFFKFQFKNVEYSSGRNKTFLCYLVDQGSAAEGLLRGFLEDEHAGAHSEQAFFLQTLPSYDPALKYTVTWYVSSSPCATCAAKLVEVLQARKSLKLTIFSARLFEWEEPDIQAGLRALAQAGCKLRMMKPLDFSYTWDTFVESDEQSFTPWEDCQENYEYYQEKLADILQ, encoded by the exons ATGGCCGACAGAAAGACAGGAGCCAGTGGTCGTCCTGCagcgaggagaaaggagaagaaggaagtggtggaggtgaagaaggagccgaggaaggaggggaaagcCCCGGCAGCGGGGGAGAAGACACCGGCCAACGCGCCGGCCGCCCCTGAGGCTAACGGAGGAGCGGCCAATGGCACGGCGGCACCAGCAGCTAACGGAGAAGCGGCTAACGGCACGGTAGCACCAGCAGCTAACGGAGAGAACGGGGAGGTCCAGGTGGAGCCCATGGAACTGCCTCCGTTTGAAATAATCACAGG GGATCGCATCGATCCGTTCTTCTTCAAGTTCCAGTTCAAGAACGTGGAGTACTCATCGGGCAGGAACAAGACGTTCCTGTGCTACCTGGTGGACCAGGGCAGTGCTGCCGAGGGCCTTCTGAGGGGCTTCCTGGAGGACGAGCATGCAGGGGCCCACTCCGAGCAGGCCTTCTTCCTCCAGACCCTGCCCAGCTACGACCCCGCTCTCAAATACACTGTGACCTG GTATGTGTCCTCCAGTCCTTGTGCCACCTGTGCAGCCAAGCTGGTGGAGGTACTCCAGGCCAGGAAGAGCCTGAAGCTGACCATCTTCTCCGCCCGGCTGTTTGAGTGGGAGGAGCCGGACATCCAGGCAGGGCTGAGGGCCCTGGCGCAGGCAGGCTGCAAACTGAGGATGATGAAGCCCCTGGACTTCTCCTACACCTGGGACACGTTCGTGGAGAGTGATGAACAGAGCTTCACGCCCTGGGAGGACTGCCAGGAGAACTACGAGTACTACCAGGAGAAACTGGCTGACATCCTGCAGTGA